One window of the Triticum dicoccoides isolate Atlit2015 ecotype Zavitan chromosome 3B, WEW_v2.0, whole genome shotgun sequence genome contains the following:
- the LOC119276115 gene encoding putative L-cysteine desulfhydrase 1 isoform X2, producing MASMASIPSDEVSENGHGNGNGPSPPRAKRPRAALISAAQIRDEFAHHDPAVARVNNGSFGCCPASVLEAQARWQRLFLAQPDAFYFDGLQPGLRRSRAAVAALVNAGDVSEISLVDNATTAAAIVLQHAAWSFAEGHFARGDAVLMLHYAYGAVKKSIQAYVARAGATVVEVPLPFPVTSPDAIIAEFHAALAVAKAGGRKVRLAVIDHITSMPSVLIPVKELVAICRHEGVDKVFVDAAHSVGQVPVDVRDIGADFYTSNLHKWFFCPPAVAFLHTRKGGPITSQLHHPVVSHEYGNGLPMESGWIGTRDYSAQIVVPEAIHFVNRFEGGIEGIRSRNHEKVIEMGRMLAEAWGTVLGSPPVMCGSMAMVGMPSCLCIESDDDALRVRTMLRKDFKVEVPIYYNSRQVKVQEMAKDNSSDPVTGYVRISHQVYNVKEEYERLRDAVNKLVAEGFTSAELRPAEKQEALA from the exons ATGGCGTCGATGGCGTCGATCCCGTCTGACGAGGTCTCCGAGAACGGCCACGGCAACGGAAACGGCCCATCCCCGCCGCGCGCCAAGCGCCCCCGCGCAGCGTTGATCTCGGCCGCCCAGATCCGCGACGAGTTCGCGCATCACGACCCCGCAGTTGCCCGCGTCAACAACGGCAGCTTCGGCTGCTGCCCGGCCTCCGTGCTCGAAGCGCAGGCGCGCTGGCAGCGCCTCTTCCTCGCTCAGCCCGACGCCTTCTACTTCGACGGCCTTCAGCCGGGGCTCCGCCGCTCCCGCGCAGCCGTCGCGGCCCTTGTCAACGCTGGGGACGTCTCCGAGATTTCCCTCGTCGACAACGCTACCACCGCTGCTGCAATCGTGCTGCAGCATGCCGCCTGGAGCTTTGCCGAGGGGCACTTCGCTCGTGGCGACGCTGTGCTCATGCTCCATTACGCCTACGGAGCAGTAAAGAAATCTATCCAGGCCTACGTTGCCCGCGCGGGCGCCACTGTCGTCGAGGTACCCCTCCCGTTCCCGGTCACCTCCCCTGACGCCATTATTGCGGAGTTCCATGCTGCGCTCGCTGTTGCCAAGGCCGGTGGTCGTAAGGTCCGGCTTGCTGTCATTGATCACATCACCTCCATGCCCAGTGTTCTCATTCCAGTCAAGGAGCTAGTTGCCATTTGTCGCCATGAGGGTGTCGACAAAGTTTTTGTTGATGCTGCACACTCTGTTGGGCAAGTCCCTGTCGATGTGCGAGACATTGGGGCGGATTTCTACACTAGCAACCTCCACAAGTGGTTCTTTTGCCCCCCGGCCGTGGCTTTCTTACACACCCGCAAGGGTGGCCCGATAACCTCTCAGCTCCACCACCCTGTTGTGTCACATGAATATGGCAACGGGCTACCTATGGAGAGTGGATGGATTGGGACACGGGATTACAGTGCCCAGATCGTCGTTCCTGAAGCTATTCACTTTGTGAACCGATTTGAAGGTGGGATTGAGGGGATACGCAGCCGGAACCATGAGAAGGTAATTGAGATGGGGAGGATGCTTGCCGAAGCATGGGGGACAGTTCTTGGATCACCACCAGTAATGTGTGGAAGCATGGCTATGGTAGGGATGCCTAGTTGTCTTTGCATTGAGAGTGACGATGATGCACTGAGAGTGCGGACCATGTTGAGGAAGGATTTCAAAGTTGAGGTGCCTATATACTACAATAGCAGACAGGTTAAAGTGCAAGAGATGGCAAAGGATAATAGTAGTGATCCAGTGACGGGGTATGTAAGAATCTCACACCAGGTTTACAATGTCAAGGAGGAGTATGAGAGGCTGAGAGATGCTGTCAATAAGCTTGTTGCTGAGGGGTTCACCAGTGCCGAATTGAGGCCAGCTGAGAAG CAAGAAGCTCTGGCTTGA
- the LOC119276115 gene encoding putative L-cysteine desulfhydrase 1 isoform X1, which produces MASMASIPSDEVSENGHGNGNGPSPPRAKRPRAALISAAQIRDEFAHHDPAVARVNNGSFGCCPASVLEAQARWQRLFLAQPDAFYFDGLQPGLRRSRAAVAALVNAGDVSEISLVDNATTAAAIVLQHAAWSFAEGHFARGDAVLMLHYAYGAVKKSIQAYVARAGATVVEVPLPFPVTSPDAIIAEFHAALAVAKAGGRKVRLAVIDHITSMPSVLIPVKELVAICRHEGVDKVFVDAAHSVGQVPVDVRDIGADFYTSNLHKWFFCPPAVAFLHTRKGGPITSQLHHPVVSHEYGNGLPMESGWIGTRDYSAQIVVPEAIHFVNRFEGGIEGIRSRNHEKVIEMGRMLAEAWGTVLGSPPVMCGSMAMVGMPSCLCIESDDDALRVRTMLRKDFKVEVPIYYNSRQVKVQEMAKDNSSDPVTGYVRISHQVYNVKEEYERLRDAVNKLVAEGFTSAELRPAEKIIYSTEVWTVASTIFTVLVLAKDAP; this is translated from the exons ATGGCGTCGATGGCGTCGATCCCGTCTGACGAGGTCTCCGAGAACGGCCACGGCAACGGAAACGGCCCATCCCCGCCGCGCGCCAAGCGCCCCCGCGCAGCGTTGATCTCGGCCGCCCAGATCCGCGACGAGTTCGCGCATCACGACCCCGCAGTTGCCCGCGTCAACAACGGCAGCTTCGGCTGCTGCCCGGCCTCCGTGCTCGAAGCGCAGGCGCGCTGGCAGCGCCTCTTCCTCGCTCAGCCCGACGCCTTCTACTTCGACGGCCTTCAGCCGGGGCTCCGCCGCTCCCGCGCAGCCGTCGCGGCCCTTGTCAACGCTGGGGACGTCTCCGAGATTTCCCTCGTCGACAACGCTACCACCGCTGCTGCAATCGTGCTGCAGCATGCCGCCTGGAGCTTTGCCGAGGGGCACTTCGCTCGTGGCGACGCTGTGCTCATGCTCCATTACGCCTACGGAGCAGTAAAGAAATCTATCCAGGCCTACGTTGCCCGCGCGGGCGCCACTGTCGTCGAGGTACCCCTCCCGTTCCCGGTCACCTCCCCTGACGCCATTATTGCGGAGTTCCATGCTGCGCTCGCTGTTGCCAAGGCCGGTGGTCGTAAGGTCCGGCTTGCTGTCATTGATCACATCACCTCCATGCCCAGTGTTCTCATTCCAGTCAAGGAGCTAGTTGCCATTTGTCGCCATGAGGGTGTCGACAAAGTTTTTGTTGATGCTGCACACTCTGTTGGGCAAGTCCCTGTCGATGTGCGAGACATTGGGGCGGATTTCTACACTAGCAACCTCCACAAGTGGTTCTTTTGCCCCCCGGCCGTGGCTTTCTTACACACCCGCAAGGGTGGCCCGATAACCTCTCAGCTCCACCACCCTGTTGTGTCACATGAATATGGCAACGGGCTACCTATGGAGAGTGGATGGATTGGGACACGGGATTACAGTGCCCAGATCGTCGTTCCTGAAGCTATTCACTTTGTGAACCGATTTGAAGGTGGGATTGAGGGGATACGCAGCCGGAACCATGAGAAGGTAATTGAGATGGGGAGGATGCTTGCCGAAGCATGGGGGACAGTTCTTGGATCACCACCAGTAATGTGTGGAAGCATGGCTATGGTAGGGATGCCTAGTTGTCTTTGCATTGAGAGTGACGATGATGCACTGAGAGTGCGGACCATGTTGAGGAAGGATTTCAAAGTTGAGGTGCCTATATACTACAATAGCAGACAGGTTAAAGTGCAAGAGATGGCAAAGGATAATAGTAGTGATCCAGTGACGGGGTATGTAAGAATCTCACACCAGGTTTACAATGTCAAGGAGGAGTATGAGAGGCTGAGAGATGCTGTCAATAAGCTTGTTGCTGAGGGGTTCACCAGTGCCGAATTGAGGCCAGCTGAGAAG ATAATATATTCCACTGAAGTTTGGACCGTGGCATCTACCATTTTTACGGTGCTTGTACTAGCCAAAGATGCACCGTAA